From Flavobacterium arcticum, the proteins below share one genomic window:
- a CDS encoding aspartate kinase, with amino-acid sequence MKTISSVVEHYIKTKPFLLSALSQGIINLTSLARNMMPELELELGKDVKQGAVVMSLKRLSEDLDFRLNHKIVKVLKSIGEITVRSSLTDYTFVVSDTMLNKHVELINRITANPEVFYTSSRGVNETSIVVSSSVNDIVDTLFADEKMVERTDNLASITIKLPKDNISTPGVYYYIFQRLAWEGIIVNEVISTSYEFTILVSEEEIDLAFKVMKDLKNL; translated from the coding sequence ATGAAAACAATCTCTTCTGTAGTAGAACACTACATAAAGACTAAACCTTTTTTGCTAAGCGCATTATCGCAAGGTATTATCAACCTTACCTCACTTGCACGAAATATGATGCCCGAACTGGAACTAGAATTGGGTAAAGATGTGAAACAAGGTGCAGTAGTTATGTCGCTAAAGAGACTCTCTGAAGATCTTGACTTCCGCCTTAATCATAAAATAGTTAAAGTACTAAAATCTATAGGCGAAATTACGGTACGCTCTTCACTAACTGATTATACCTTTGTGGTATCTGACACTATGTTAAACAAACATGTCGAATTAATAAACCGTATTACTGCTAATCCTGAAGTATTCTATACCTCATCACGCGGTGTGAACGAAACAAGCATTGTTGTGAGTTCATCTGTCAATGATATTGTAGATACACTTTTTGCTGATGAAAAAATGGTAGAGCGCACAGATAATCTTGCCTCTATCACTATAAAACTACCTAAAGACAATATATCTACACCAGGTGTATATTACTATATATTTCAAAGACTTGCATGGGAAGGTATTATTGTAAATGAAGTAATATCTACATCTTACGAGTTTACAATACTAGTAAGCGAAGAAGAGATAGATCTTGCCTTTAAGGTTATGAAAGATCTTAAAAATCTATAA
- a CDS encoding YraN family protein, with translation MAEHNELGKLGEEMAADYLRKQEYEILETNWVFQKAEVDIIAKKGDVLAIIEVKTRSTLDFGSPQDFVKPKKIQLLVKAVNEYITQNDLDVEVRFDIIAIYKNKGLFETEHLENAFFYF, from the coding sequence ATGGCAGAGCATAACGAACTTGGGAAACTAGGGGAAGAAATGGCAGCCGATTATCTGCGGAAGCAGGAATATGAAATATTAGAAACTAATTGGGTTTTCCAGAAAGCAGAGGTTGATATTATTGCTAAAAAAGGTGATGTGCTGGCGATAATAGAGGTAAAAACACGATCTACACTAGATTTTGGGTCACCACAAGACTTTGTAAAGCCCAAAAAAATACAACTATTGGTAAAAGCAGTAAATGAATATATAACACAAAACGATCTAGACGTCGAAGTGCGTTTTGATATTATTGCTATTTATAAAAACAAAGGTCTGTTTGAAACGGAACATCTTGAAAATGCATTCTTTTATTTTTAA